In the Silene latifolia isolate original U9 population chromosome 1, ASM4854445v1, whole genome shotgun sequence genome, attttcattaaaatatatttCAACCCATTACTCAATGCTCTTAACTAATTTTCAGTTCTAAATTTTATTTATCAAAGCAAAATACAATGatgagaaatgtaaacaattataaggtaccaatattatataagtaattttattaaaatattaaactTTAAGTACCGTGCATTATATGCACGGGGTATAAACTAGTTCTCTTTAACAACCCTGAGTTCTCCCCTGGCTTTATCTCAAAAAGAATTATGATCAGAAATCCAACTGAATTAATATTGACCTGAACCCAGCCGTACCCGACTCGAAATAAGACAAATCGATTAAATGGTAAAACGAAATGAACTCAGTCGAAATCAATTAAACCGAAACTAAGGTCAACCGGATCCGAAACCAAACCGATTTAGCCCGATCCAAAATCGAATTGAATGACCcaattcaaatataaataaagataataataagTCTCCGCAACAACAAATACTTCTCCTTCCTAATTTTTTCTTTTAGATACCTCTTCGTAAATCCGAGAGCAAAACCCTACTCATCAAAAAAACGCATGCAtcattatttatcttgatcaacaatGGCGGCTCCAAATAAAACTTCAAAATTATTTACTTCAAGACTTCCTCTTGAACTCATCCTTGAAATCTTCTCTTATCTACCTACCAAATCCCTTAAACGTCTAAGGTACGTTTTCGACAACGAATTTCCGTCATTCTCCAAGTCTCTTGAAACCTATTCGTTTCAACACAAGCATGCAGCCAACGTATCGACTAATCCTACAAGTGTAAAATTCCTTATCAAAGCTGAATATCCCCATTACATTATACACGAAATCGACTCGTACCCGTTTAAACCACCTTCGATCACCCACTCTTATAATTACGAACAACTATTCAAGAACATTATTATACCCTGTGACTCAGAAAAATCCTATGGTGGTGAGGTAATTGGGGGATGTAACGGACTAATATGCCTATTTTTCGAGATTCAAGTTGAACTCAAGAAACGAGACGATGTTATGTGTCCTTGTTGTATACCACGTGAAACGTTCCATCATCTCAAATTATGGAATCCATGCACCGGAGAACACCATGCTATACCTACACCTCAAGGATTTCGTTTTGAACTGTTTAATGACGATATGTTTAGTGACGATGTTTCAATTACTTTATTTGGGTTTGGGTATGATTTTGTTAATAAGACTTATAAATTGGTTATAGGTCAGGGTGCAATAACACAATTTTATGATTGGTCGACCGATGCATGGAAAATAGTTGAGACAATTGATATTAATTGGGACAAGTTTTGTATCTTTATGTCGTCAGTTAATTCTTTATGGCAGTCGCAGCCTCAATCAGGGTACTATTTTAATGGTGCTCTTCATTGGATCGTATCGAGTACTAGTATAGTTTCAATTGATTTATCGACCGAGGTTAGTAATTTCATAAACATGCCACATTGTTGCTCTAGCAAAGAAGATCAACATGGTTCGAACATGGGTGTGGTGAAAGGATGTCTTTCAGTTTCGTGTCATCGATTTTTGGATAAGAAGGTAAGTATATGGGTGATGAAGGAGTATGGGAGAGAAGAATCATGGACAAACATATTAAACATAACATTGAGCGAGAGTGATATTACTTATGGATCTCCTGATTTAATGGTAATAAGGCCTCCTTTATGGGTATCTCAAGATAATGAAATGTTGTTTTTAATCCAAGGTAAACTTGCTTATTGGAATGCCAAGGCCCAGGAATTCAATTATGTTAAGGGTCTCCAATTATTTGACTCTCAATTTCGAGGGATCGTTCATTTCGATACCCTAGTGTCCCCTAATCCTGAGGTTTATCGCTTAGGTGGTGGCGAGTCAAGCGGCAACGTCAAAGTTTTAGTCTCGAAATaatcagctctattcagttcagctcagccccattcagtttagttcagttcagctctaaaaagccagaaagaacagggccttagtgtcttttttttttcttttccaacttCCATTTAAGTACTCCCTATGTGGTTTTGTGACTTTTGTCCCTAATATACTCTAATAGTACTGAAAATATGACTTAATGAAACCTTGCATATAACATCAAACAAGCCTCAATTTGGACAATTATGAGAATAGTAGAGGCAATCTATAAATGATTCAACATTGAGCAAACTTGATTAGGGGAATAAAAAAATCTGAACAAATCATTAAACATTTACAGCGACGTTGCTTGTTAATCCTCTGGTGATATAATTGGCTTACTACCAGGAATCGAAACAAGACTCCCAGTAAAAAAGCAGGCTTGATCGTAAACAGGAATCCCACTTATTACTTCAATTCTATTATCGGCTTCAGATCCTACGTAGCACCAAAATAGTTCATCAGTCCAGCGTGATTTTCGAACCAAAACCTCTAGTTTTGAGCCTTGTCGAAAACCATAAGGGCCATCAAAGTAGTAACGAGAAGTACGAGAAATTTCAAACAATTTAATCCACGACTCCTTCACTCCATAGTCTTTCATCATCCATACAACATTAGACAGATTAGATTCCGCGGTAAAACACAAGCACCCATCAAGAACACCAAGGTTTCTCACTTTTAACCTCATATCTTCGTAATCCTCGTTAAAGTCGTACATTGGATCAGTGACTAAGTCCACCAAAGGTAACTTGTCACCCCATTTGTCAGATCGAACATCAAAACAATAAATAAGAATATCGCATCTATCGTAACCCCAACAAATCCAATGCAGCAAGTGGTTGTTTAAAACAACACCACAATGATCTATCTCCCATAATGAATGTGTTGGTCGATCTACTTTTTCCACCAAATTCCATGTATTTTCATTTAGACTATACACCATCACCTCCCGGTTCTCCAACTCTCGGCCTCCATGAGCATCGTAATGGATAATATTTTCCACAATCCGAACAAGTTTATAATCATGGTTTATGTCATCAAACCCGAACCCAAAAGTAACCACGGTCTGAAACTGGTATCCCAACGTAGGTGTGTGTTTATGAGGAACTTCCCGAAATACTCCTGTAGACGGGTTGATCACGACTTGCTTATATTCACGAGTTTCGTCAATGTCACATGTGAGTCCAACACAAAGCAACCCATTGACAGAGCCCACAATGGAAACGAAGTTATCGTCCAACCACTTGCCTAGGGTGCGCGGTAAAGGAATGTTAATGGCAGTGGTGTCGCAATCTGGCGAGTCTATGTCGAAGGAGTAGAGATCAGTGCTGTATTCTTTAGTGAGAATAAGAAGGCGATTTCCGTTTGACGAGAGGGATTGTCGGAGGTGAATGTCGATGAATTCAGAGGATGATATCAAAATATTGAAGGATTTGGAAACACATTTGAAGCGAACCAGTGATTTGGCGGGTAGTTTGGGTAAAATCTCATTAGTTATGATATCAATAGGGATTGAAACCATCGTTGTTTTGGTACAAGGATCTCCAAATATTACAAACCCTAACCTAATTAATCGAAATACCCAAGAATCCCCAAATATTACAAATCCTAACCTTCTTAATCAACAATGTAACAACAAAACAAGTCTAATTTCAGAAGATACGAtaaatttaaaccttaaacaAGAGCAGTTAAGCATAAAATTTGGATCAAAACCAAACCTAGTAAAATAAGAGAATGGCACTGCTTGAAACACCGGCGACGGCAAATGGTGGGGTAGGAATAAAGGTGGCGCCACCGTGAGAGGTAGCGGTGGCGTCGTGAGCGGATGTGGGATAAGAATTAAGATAATTGATTCTATTTGTTGCGTATAGTTATTTTCTTGTCTCTAGCTGGATGGATATAAAATGCATAAATTTTCCGAAAAGGCTACGGTTACACTTAGTGTATAGAATCTTCTATACACTACGAGTAACGTTATGACACGTGGCAATTGTGaaattggaatttttgattttattACAGTCTGAAATTTtacaatcaaaattaaaattttaaaatttatctAAATTAGAATCTTTCCAAATGGGTTATTGATTTCCTGTTATCAAAATATTTAGAATTTGGTACGTAATATTTATACTActacaaataattttttttgttatttaaattttggtttatttttttcATTAACATCATCCACCAAAACATCAACCCACACCATCACCATCGGCTCTCCACCAAGCCTGGCGCACCGACGACCATCATGTCGGTGAATGCCACCCTGAAGATAACGTTGATTCCCATAACGTCGTCATCTATGCCGCCTTAACTATTTCGATTACGACGACGACGCGAGTACACGACCTTTCCATCACTACCCCAAACAGACCATGGCTAGCCAGTACTCTTCTTCCTTTTTTAATTTTTTCTACTAATATAAACCTTGGCAAATCATGAGATGTTTATAAATATAactatactagtattggtgcccggcttcgcccgacCTACCTCtaattaccattaattttttttcattaaataaaattacttaaagttgcataacccataaatttatcattaatatatttttctatgacatatcctaaaattacgatgaaataaattttgtgacaaattcactactcccgctattaatattttactcttattaatgaaacaatagtaataacatttcactatttgcccgtaatcattgttacttttactacttccgttgtaattattgttactgtcactactgccgcattaatattgataatttcacaactcccgccgtaattattgttactttcactattgccgcattaatattgattatttcactactcccgttgttgtttctaccacttttactaatctcgctgataatattgttacttttactattcaaatgagtgattactatcgtataaatatatccaatgttactacaattcttttctttactgacgaaattacttttactacttaggcatgcaattttaagaaaattatatatttatataaatatattacatatatgcattaaatcgaatcgaaagaattatacaatattatatattatggaatctaacttgaattatttataacctacttatattatatttttgtatgttcaataattaacatctctatacatctaataaactataaagtttaataaaattgcatagattttaaatttaatagaaaattttatgatgataataattaataccataagtgtgcatgtttatactaattaattattttattttaaggaaattgaccatcttctagtcttctataaatatttaggaaaattatcaagcatcttctttctttagtctccttgaaattgaccatcttaattaattattttattttaaggaaattgaccatcttaattaattattttattttaaggaaattgaccatcttaattaattattttattttaaggaaattgaccatgttttaatcTCTTACAAAtttttaggaaaattatcaagcttctatataatttaattttaacccaaattatataatatttgcattaagatcccttaatcgggtccatcacacggtgctatcgatttaaaactatatagtataattaatttgcataaatttatttaattacattgaagtcccttggtttctggatttaatatataatattgataACACGTAGAAAAaaattgttgtttgtttttaattaAAAAGGAAAGAATATGATAAGATAAGATTATGTTAGCTTAAGTAAGATACTgcgtattatttttatttttctcaaAATTTGATCCATTATTAGATAGTAATAGATTCTGCCACATGTAGATATATTACTAGTGGTGTATAGAAGATTTCATACACCGAGTGTAACCCTAGCTAAATTTTCATGGACAAGTTTTACTCTTCTATGGACGTAAATGACTATAATGccctttttattttaatgattttcgtTTTAATACCCTTCTTTCATTCTCTCTTTATCTTCTTCATCTACTCTTTTCTCGCTTTAACTACCACCATCCAACCACCACTACCCATCAGCCACCACACACCACCCACCATCCTTACTGCCGCCTCCCTTGCGTCACCGGCCGTCTTGAGAACCTCCTCAGccaataaaaaaaaatacaaaacatttaaccaaaaaaaaaggaaaatgaaaaaggaaaaaatcaAACAAGCAAAGCAGTAACGTAGTAACATTGTGTTCATGTACTGCCGACGGATTTGTGCGACACAGGTTTAATGATTTTTAAATGAATCACCGAGACTCTCGGACATTGGACAACAACATTATTAAATATACTGTATACTCTTTCATGGTTGTTCCTCGCCCCAACGCCGACAACGGTTTAaagaaaccctaatttaattaagGTAAATCAATTCTTTAATTTGATACTTGTACAATATAATTG is a window encoding:
- the LOC141641625 gene encoding F-box/kelch-repeat protein At3g23880-like, which codes for MAAPNKTSKLFTSRLPLELILEIFSYLPTKSLKRLRYVFDNEFPSFSKSLETYSFQHKHAANVSTNPTSVKFLIKAEYPHYIIHEIDSYPFKPPSITHSYNYEQLFKNIIIPCDSEKSYGGEVIGGCNGLICLFFEIQVELKKRDDVMCPCCIPRETFHHLKLWNPCTGEHHAIPTPQGFRFELFNDDMFSDDVSITLFGFGYDFVNKTYKLVIGQGAITQFYDWSTDAWKIVETIDINWDKFCIFMSSVNSLWQSQPQSGYYFNGALHWIVSSTSIVSIDLSTEVSNFINMPHCCSSKEDQHGSNMGVVKGCLSVSCHRFLDKKVSIWVMKEYGREESWTNILNITLSESDITYGSPDLMVIRPPLWVSQDNEMLFLIQGKLAYWNAKAQEFNYVKGLQLFDSQFRGIVHFDTLVSPNPEVYRLGGGESSGNVKVLVSK
- the LOC141641631 gene encoding F-box protein CPR1-like, translated to MVSIPIDIITNEILPKLPAKSLVRFKCVSKSFNILISSSEFIDIHLRQSLSSNGNRLLILTKEYSTDLYSFDIDSPDCDTTAINIPLPRTLGKWLDDNFVSIVGSVNGLLCVGLTCDIDETREYKQVVINPSTGVFREVPHKHTPTLGYQFQTVVTFGFGFDDINHDYKLVRIVENIIHYDAHGGRELENREVMVYSLNENTWNLVEKVDRPTHSLWEIDHCGVVLNNHLLHWICWGYDRCDILIYCFDVRSDKWGDKLPLVDLVTDPMYDFNEDYEDMRLKVRNLGVLDGCLCFTAESNLSNVVWMMKDYGVKESWIKLFEISRTSRYYFDGPYGFRQGSKLEVLVRKSRWTDELFWCYVGSEADNRIEVISGIPVYDQACFFTGSLVSIPGSKPIISPED